The following DNA comes from Oharaeibacter diazotrophicus.
CGTCCAGGCCGCCTTCGGGATTCCCGACGAACGCTTCGCGCCCTTCTTCGACGTGCTGATGGCCAAGAACGACCGCACCATCTTCGTCGACGAGCGCCACCCCCACAACGCGCCCGGCTACCGCGTCGAGCTGCAGGTCCCCGGTCGCGGTTGACCGCGAAGCCCCGCCGCGGCGGCGACCGGCCCCGGCCGGTCGCCCTTCAGACCGTGAACTGCTGGCCGAGCTCGACCACGCGGTTGGACGGGATGCGGTAGAAGTCGGTGGCGTTGGCAGCCATGCGGGTCAGCGCGATGAACAGTCGGTCCTGCCAGAGCGGCATGCCGGACTGCGGGCTGGCCTTGAACGAGCGGCGGTTCAGGAAGAAGGACGTCGACATGATGTCGAACTTCAGGCCCTGCTTGCGGCCGAGCGCCAGCGCCTTCGGCACGTTCGGCTGTTCCATGTAGCCGAAGGTCAGCGTCACCTTGGTGAAGTCGTCGTTGAGCGGCTCGATGCGGATGCGCTGCTCCTCGGCCACGCGCGGCGCCGTCGACACCTTGACCGTGAGGACCACGTTCTTGGTGTGCAACACCGTGTTGTGCTTGAGGTTGTGCATCAGCGCGCTCGGTGCGATCTCGGGGTCCGAGGTCAGGAACACCGCGGTGCCGGGCACGCGCACCGGGTGCGAGCGCGCCAGCATCTTGACGAGGTCGGCGAGCGGCACGCTCTCGCGGTGGCTCTTCTCGTAGACGATCCGGGTGCCGCGCACCCAGGTCCACATGGTGATCGAGACGCAGGCCGCCAACGTGATCGGCATCCAGCCGCCGTCGAGCACCTTCAGGAGGTTGGCGCTGAGGAAGATCAGCTCCAGCGACAGGAACGGCGCCACCACCGCGACGGCGAGGCCGAGCGGCCAGCGCCACGCCTTCCACACCACCACGAAGGCGAGCAGCGAGCTCATCACCATCTCGCCGGTCACCGAGATGCCGTAGGCGTTGGCGAGCGCGGTCGAGGAGCGGAAGAACACCACGAGGGCGAGGACGCCGGCGAGCAGCACCCAGTTGACCCGCGGCAGGTAGATCTGGCCGGCCTGGGTTTCCGAGGTGTGGCGGCTCTCGAGCCGCGGCAGCAGGCCGAGTTGGACCGCCTGCTGGGTCAGCGAGAAGGCGCCGGTGATCACCGCCTGACTGGCGATCACGGTGGCGACGGTCGCCAGGATCACGTAGGGCAGCCGGAGGCTCTCGGGCACCAGCAGGAAGAACGGGTTCTCCATCGCGTCGGGATGGGCGAGCACCAGCGCGCCCTGGCCGAGGTAGTTCAGCGTCAGCGACGGGAACACCAGCACGAACCACGCGAGACGGATCGGCGGGCGGCCGAAGTGGCCCATGTCGGCGTAGAGCGCCTCGGCGCCGGTGACGGCGAGGAACACCGAGCCGATCACGATCAGCGCCATGAAGCGGTGCTCGATGACGAACTCGACCGCCGACAGCGGGTTGAGCGCCATCAGGATCGCCGGGTCGTCGCTGACGTGGACGGCGCCGGACACCGCCATGCACAGGAACCAGAAGGCCGTGATCGGCCCGAACAGCGCCGCGACGCGGCCGGTGCCGAAGCTCTGCACCGCGAACAGCACGATCAGGATCACGATGGTGATCGGCACCACCGCCTGATCGAAGGCCGGCGTGATCAGCTTCAGGCCCTCGACCGCGGACAGCACCGAGATCGCCGGCGTGATCACCGCGTCGCCGAAGAACATGGCGGCACCGAGCACGCCGATGACGAACACCGCCGCCGACCGGCCGCCGATCGCCGACTTGGCGAGCGCCACCAGCGACAGCGTGCCGCCCTCGCCGCGGTTGTCCGCCTGCATCACGAAGACGACGTATTTCAGCGTCACGACGAGCGTCAGCGCCCAGATCAGCAGCGAGACGACGCCGGTGACCTCGAGACGCGTCAGGCCGTCCTTGGCGGTGTGGGCCAGGGCCTCGCGGAAGGCGTAGAGCGGGCTGGTGCCGATGTCGCCGTAGACGACGCCGACCGAACCGAGCGCCATCGCGAACAGGCTGCTCTTGCCGTGGCCGCCGTGGGAATCGTGCCCGCCGGGCGCCGGGGTCGGCCCGCCGGCCGCGGTTTCGGGTTGCTTCGCGGTGTTTTCGCTCATGCCGAACCGGTTGGCGGCCGGACGTCGACGGACGTCGCTTCGACCGACGGGGCGACCGAATAGAAGATCGCGCGCCGGACCGCAAGTCGCGCGCGCCGGCCGCGGTGGAAACCGCCCGGCGGGCGGTTTCGTTCCGGCGCCGCTCGGGCGGCGCCGGAACGCGAACGGCGGGCCGGAGGTCCGGTCCGCCGCGGCGAAGATCCGAGGGATGCGTGCGGGATGGGCGGTCAGGCGCCGCCGGACGTCAGCACCGACACGCGGTCGGCCGAGCCGGCGCAGGAGATCGAGACCGCACCGCCGTCGCCGCTGTCGAGCGTGGCGTTGTTGCCGGCCGGCAGGGCGAAGCGAACCTGGGTGCCGGTGCCGGGGGCGAGGTCGGGATCGACCTGGTCGGCGATCACCAGCGTCATGGCGCAGGTGCCCTCGTCGGCCTTGAAGTAGCCGATCAGGTGCTTGGTGCCGAAGCTCTGGGCGAAGCCCTCGAGCGGCTTGTAGACGCCGGTGCCGATCGCGTCGGCGGAGACGGGGGCGAAGGCGACGGCCGCGGCGGTGAGGGAGAGGGCGGCGGCGGCGGAGAGGAGTCGGGTCATCATGGTCGAAGGCTCCGGGTGTAGAGCGCGCCGTGCCCGGAGGGAGGGCGGCACGGCGCGCTCGCTTCTGGTCCGGGTCGCCGCGGGAGGGAGGAGGGAGCGGCTTCCCGGTCTCTCGGTGCCCGGGAGGAAGGGCACCGTTTCGGCTCGTGTCGGTCCGGGGTCCGGGGAGGAGGAGGAAGGGGCCGGACCGCCCGAGCGCAAACTTTGGATTTCTCTGGTCGAGCCGCCCGGAACCGGGCTTTTCGACCGTGGAGCGCCGGTTCGTCACCGCCGCGTCCGATGAAGGGACAATACCCCTGCCGCAGTGCGGGAGAAATAGGCCCCGACTCCGCTAAACCGTTTGAAGAAAAAGCTAAACCGGTTCAGCCGCGACGCTTTTTCTTGGGGTTGGCGAAAGAAAAACTGAAATGTGCGAAAACGCTTAGCTGGGGTCTCCGAAAACCCGGGGAAATCATGCCGCGCCGGCGTTTTCACTAGGTGGTTGGTCGTAAGCGGACGATCCTAGGGGCAAGCCCTCACCCGTCGGACCGGCCGCCCGGCGATTCACGACGGTGCCGCCCCGGGCGCGAGCCGGTGCGCTCGCGCATGACAACGGCGGCCCGGCCTGCTAACGAGCGGCGCTCGCCCGGGTGCCCGCCCGGGCGCGGCATGCGGCGAGCGGCCTTTGCCGCGCGCGCCCGCTCCGCTACGGTCTTTCCATGAATCCCACCGATCTCCTCCTGGTCGCCGTCGGCGGCGCCCTCGGCTCGATGGCCCGCTACATCGTCTCGGTCACGGCCGGGCGGATGTTCGGGCTCGACTTCCCCTGGGGCACGCTCACGGTCAACGTCGTCGGCTCCTTCGCGATGGGGCTCTTCGTCGGCCTGCTCGCGCTGAAGTTCGACGGCTCGACGGCGCTGCGCCTGTTCTTCGC
Coding sequences within:
- a CDS encoding potassium transporter Kup, which encodes MSENTAKQPETAAGGPTPAPGGHDSHGGHGKSSLFAMALGSVGVVYGDIGTSPLYAFREALAHTAKDGLTRLEVTGVVSLLIWALTLVVTLKYVVFVMQADNRGEGGTLSLVALAKSAIGGRSAAVFVIGVLGAAMFFGDAVITPAISVLSAVEGLKLITPAFDQAVVPITIVILIVLFAVQSFGTGRVAALFGPITAFWFLCMAVSGAVHVSDDPAILMALNPLSAVEFVIEHRFMALIVIGSVFLAVTGAEALYADMGHFGRPPIRLAWFVLVFPSLTLNYLGQGALVLAHPDAMENPFFLLVPESLRLPYVILATVATVIASQAVITGAFSLTQQAVQLGLLPRLESRHTSETQAGQIYLPRVNWVLLAGVLALVVFFRSSTALANAYGISVTGEMVMSSLLAFVVVWKAWRWPLGLAVAVVAPFLSLELIFLSANLLKVLDGGWMPITLAACVSITMWTWVRGTRIVYEKSHRESVPLADLVKMLARSHPVRVPGTAVFLTSDPEIAPSALMHNLKHNTVLHTKNVVLTVKVSTAPRVAEEQRIRIEPLNDDFTKVTLTFGYMEQPNVPKALALGRKQGLKFDIMSTSFFLNRRSFKASPQSGMPLWQDRLFIALTRMAANATDFYRIPSNRVVELGQQFTV
- the crcB gene encoding fluoride efflux transporter CrcB, with protein sequence MNPTDLLLVAVGGALGSMARYIVSVTAGRMFGLDFPWGTLTVNVVGSFAMGLFVGLLALKFDGSTALRLFFAVGVLGGFTTFSSFSLDTVVLWERGAVFAAAGYVVASLVVSLGALAAGLALVRTLA